aattgtaCAAGTGATATACGAAGaatgttaaatgaaaaatatgtactatatgtgttGTAGCGagtatttgtataaaaagtaaaagaaaaaaattaaaaatacataaataaaaaattaaaaagaaaattttaaaaataaaaaaactaataaaaaaattgcaataaccaaaataaatatatataaaaaagtatttaaaaaaagttaaaaaaaaaaataaaaaagaattaagaaaaaaatattaataattaaaaaaatttggaaaagcaAACTTAATTGCATAAGTAATATGCGTTGTATGTTAAAGGAAAACTAGTCTGTGTTGCAgcgaatatgaaaataaaaagtaaaaaaaaaagaaaaatgtattacattttttattaaaaaaaaataaaaaaattcaaaaataaaaaaaaaatatataaaaaaataaaaatttcaaaaataaaaaaaataaaaaatatattaaaaaaataaagaacaaaaatattaataattaaaaaaattggaaaagcaAACTTAATTGTATAAGTGATATGCGTTGAATGTTAAAGgaaaactatgtatgtatgtatgtgttgtagCGAGTATgagaataaaaagtaaaaaaaaataaaatatattaaatttttttaataaaaaaaataaaaaactcaaaaataaaaaatttcaaaaaaaaaaaaaaactaatatgtttaaaaaaatattaataatttaaaaaaatcgaaaaataaacttaattataTAAGTGATATACATACGTTGAatgttaaattgaaaatatgtatgtatgtgtcgtAGCGAGTATGAGTATATTTTACTAATGGCAAATGTAggaaattataaactttaagtgtaacacatacatatgtacatacatacacaagaGTATGCACGTACATATGCAGCAAAATCAGTATGTTTCAGTTATTGCTATTTGTTGCTGTAGTTTCAACCGTTTGCTAACGCGCTGGCTTATGCATGCAtacctataaattatatacatatgtatatgcagctaCATGTGGATTTGTGTAGCTGTGTGTTAATATGCAGTACGCAGAGGAAGAATTTTTCAATCATGTTCACGCAAACGCTCTAACTTGTTTGTACACGTTACGCGCTTGCATGGTTGTGTTCGTGTGTCTGTTTTCATACatgttaatattttgtttataatttttatttcgcttGTTCGCTTGTTAGTTGCTTTCGACAATTTAGaatctttcattttttgttgttgttcgctaataaaatttttaacgcCTATTtctaattacataaatatttattaagtcgCAATTGCACGttgcatttttattacatttgttgtaaacatttatattttatttgatattttttcatattaaatttttttatatttaatatttttatatatgagttttttttatatttaggtcatattcttttatatgctaatttttatttatatataatatatatatttttttagataatattatttttatgctcGTCTTGCGTGACTTCTagcaatttaataattaaatgtcattgctgtaattgttgttgtagtaaacGTAACCAATATAAGTTAAGAAAAAAGAAGGGGAGAGAGAAAAAATGAgacaaaaaagtaagaaaaaacaatttacaCTGTTGTTTCGTTTTGTTTGTTGGTTTGATTTGTAGAGAAGAATTCTTATTATAATTGATATTATTTCGTTTGTCTTTGTTTCATTAAGCGCAAATTAGCAATGAGACGAATTCAATTGTTGTTTCATGTTTATATACTAGTATTAAAATCATTGGTAGAAAAGTGCAAAGAGACGTGTTGCTACAATGCATGTAAAGCAGTGCTtttgtagtatatacatacatacatataatacaactgcgaaaaaaaatatatgtgaataaAGACTGAAGACGAGTTCGGCACAATGAACGGTAAATATGTTTTGGTACAAAGGACTATGCAAAAGTGTTGTCGTATGAAATTGTCGTTAgcgttttatgaaaattattgaaaaaatcaatGATTTTTTGGACACGAATTAATGCTAATGACGCTTCTAGTGAGGTTTCTTTTTCGGTATATGGTTGATATGCTTGCAGAATGtcgctaaaatatttttatatttgagatttttaaaatttgagtggattgaaaaatgtttctaaaaaaaaatattttttaagattttcgaaATACTAGAGAATTGTTGATGTTTACAACTCGTTCTAACCAACTTTTTCGGTTTATGTGATGTGTTTAAAGAATGTTgctaaaatatctttattttatgaGATTTTTCGAATTCGAGTGGAATGAAAGAAGTCTCTAACAaagagaatttttaaaaatttcgaaatactAGAGAATTGTTCATGTTTATAACTCGTTTCGATAGAGTTTTTCGGAATATGGTTGAAATGTTAAAAGAATGTCgctaaataacttaatttttgagatttttgaaaTCTGAGTGgattgaaaatgttttaaaagaaaatatttttgaagattttcgaCATACTAGAAACCTTTTAATGTCATGTTCATTCATGTATCTttattttctgatatttttcaaattcgagtggattgaaaattgtttctaaaaaaagaatttttaaaaatttcgaaatactAGAGAATTATTCATGTTTATAAATCGTTCCAACAAACATTTTTTCGGTATATGGTCGGAATGTTTAAAGCGTGTcttaaaatatctttatttttgagattttggaAATTCGAGTGCATTGAaacatgtttataaaaaatcataaatatgaCTCGTTCCAACAAACATTTTTTCGGTATATGGTTGGAATATTTGAAGCGTGTATTTAAAAtacctttattttttaaaccaaGAGGATCGTAAAAAGTTCTAAAGAAACATTTctctaaattttcgaaaaactagATAATTGTTAATGTTCATGATTCCTGCCGACAAATTTATActggtaaaaaataatttccaaattttttttattactaacaactttttattttatattaaaaataattattccagAAATTTGACCGTTagtaagtttttttatatttgttattgctgttgttatagACAAAGTTGCGAGTATgttaaatcattttttgttagtagcagtgcaaaatatcttcaaagcatataataaaaaacgaaaaaaatatatataaaacataacCTTAAATTATGACATAATCACATAAAACtgataaataacatttttgggaagtgcaataaaaatatttgcactcaTTATTACCGGTTTATTGAGaaagctacatatatatgtatgtatatttcaaaatttctgtaCGCTAATATTAAACTTTCATATCCAatttttaaactaagaaaaataaaaataacaatagcCTAATTAATACACATTACTATTTTTAACAATAACTGTTTATTctcgaaatcaaaaaaaaaaatttacttttttctaaatgttctatataattttgtcttacttgtaattgtaatttttaataataaacaaataatcctaaaaatgtgattttattttaaaaaattttttgccaGCCGCGTGTAGATTTGATGTAGCTTTACAATATTTGTGCActagattttaaaatatttaattttttaatttttaattttttaatttttttttgtctgttGCGCTATATAATCAGCAATCATTCCTCTCTTGTTATGCTAATAGCAAAtgtgtaataaaatataataacaaaaattcattttttttacaattcccAAACTTttagaaaactaaaataaacttaaaattatctAAACCTATTCTtctcattatttaaaaaaatacactttaaCACAAATATTGATGAGTAAACCAAAcaccaaaattaaattaaatgaaaacataataaaataattaaaaaaatcgcttACCATCGCTGCCGAGCGCTTGCTCTGTCATACTATCAATACCCAATTTGCGCATGCCATCCTTGATTTCCTCCAAATCAGTTTCAGTATTTGTGTGAAATGAATCGGAAACGAATTCCGATTCACTGTGCCGTGACTTTTGGCTCACAGGCTTATCTAGACCCACACCAATGGGTTGTTGAAATATAGGCGAAATCGATGTTGTTGTGTTGGCATCCTTATCATTTGCGCTTGTCTGCTCTGCACCGACCGCAACAGCGGCCGCTTTTGCTGGCGACTTGTctgtttgtgtatttttaacTGGTAATccacatattacatatgtatgtacacaatatttaattttatttaattttaaatggttTTTGTTCGAATTAAATCGGTAATACGCGTTTCATTTacgttttatatacatatatattttttgttttcgtagaTACAATTgggtttttatttgaaaaaagaaaacgaaatacgAACatggaatgaaataaaaaaagatggtaaaaaatataattaaaaaattaagattacatagattaaaaacttaaaattataagaaattaaaataaaacaacaaagataattttaatttctaaaggacaaaaaatatataaaaactagtAAGTAAAGCACAATCTcgaaagtataaaaatgaaagttaaagtaaaataagaaaaaggattaacttcggctacaccgaagTTAGAGTACCCTTCGTAGATTAAAATTTTCGTTACAAGAAATAAGGTGAAGAtaacttgttaaataaaaagttttctgtacaagaactttatttcgaccgctcagtttgtatggaaactatatgcCACCGTAGTCCGATCTGGACAATTTTCTCGGCGATTGCACAGTTTCCTtcgacaataatccatgccaaattaagtgaaaataacttatcaaatacaaaagttttccatactagagCTTTTTTTTGACCGCTCAGTTTATATGCAAGCTATATGTTCCATAGTATTCCTTGTACAGTTACCCTCgacaataatccataccaaataaGGTGAAGAtaacttgttaaataaaaaagttttctatacaagaacttgatttcgatcgctCCGTTTGTAAGGAAGCTGTAGCATACAGTGATGCAATATTgccggttccgacaaatgagcagctgatcagagaaaaaaaaagtttatacaaaatttcagaccgaagatttcaaaaactgagtgactagtttgcgtatatacaggcagacaaACAGACGTACATGACTAAACCGACTCAATCCGTTACGCAGATTGTCGCTGATGtttcttttgggtgttacaaatattttttacaaagttAATATACACTGCTCAGggtataatatgtaaataataacgGTATTATATGCAGCAGCTTGATTTCAGAGTATCTTTGGAGTACCAAGATATCGTTTAACGCGTTTTAATgacacatgtgtatatataaaagtgcagcaaaaacaatataaactTCGTATATTGAACGGTTGTATGATAGATAGATTGATTGATTGCTTCATTGACGGATTTACTGCTCGAGACGGCGTGCTATAGTGGATTCTATCGATTTCGCATgaattgattaatgtacgcttTGATTTCCGGCAATAATAAATGCGACAAGCAACAACTacacgtatatatgtacttgaGTATGTtggcaaatgtatgtatgtatgcgagtGAATTAATGTATGTGTGAGTCTCTGtggtttggaaaaaaatattgcctTGTTGGCGTATcagaaatcaacaaaaaaaaaacttccgcaattttaaaatgtatgtatgtatgaaaaacgCATTTTTTGTATGTCAAAGTAcgagtaaaattaaaatatgtatatatttacatatatctatatgtagTCATCTATTTGAAATTATCACAAATGGTTAATGCATGAAATAAAATGATAGAGCGCaggattgttgttgttgtttttatattatagtatgtatgtagtagtaaGGAAGGAAGTTGGACAGCAAGTTTACGAAACAAAATGTCTAGTTACAAGTTAATGATTTtacttgaaatttatttggtgAAAAACGTAACTCATTTAAAATTGCCTCGTAATTAcgcaaaatatataagaaatatattccaaataaaaaaagaagaaaaggaaaaatattgatttttttttgaaagcttAAAGTGTGTGTTATAACTAATCGATAAAAGAAAGTAGAATACATTGCAGcgaagtagtagtagtagtagtagtattagaAGTCGTAACAGTAGTGGTGTTAGAATAAATGACAGTATTAGAGAGTAGACGATACAGCAtacttgcaatattttttcttgcttcatgtacttttttttattattattattaacttcAGCTTTTAACCGCACAGTTAACACACAACTTACCGTCTTCACCGCTTGAGGCCTGACCAACGCCATCAGCGCCAAGTGTACCCAATTCAGCTGCCTGAATAATTAGTGAAACGCGATAGAAATAATTCCGCCAGAAATTCTCCTCGGTgatgctaaaaaaaaaataaatatataaaaaaatgtattgttttaTTTCCTTGGCTTTGTGTCGTTTTACTTACATTTTGGGCACCAGTTCGAATCGCATTGTTTCCAGCGCTTTATCCTCGGCCATTATGGCAATAGCTGTGGGATACGCTGTATCGTAGTTGAAGTCAAAATCAACACCGGCTGGTGGTGCGCGCACGAAATTGCGACGATCCTGTGAGAGGCCGAGAATTTCCTCCTTAATCTTAGCCTCGTTGGTGTGTCCAATCCATGGTGCGACACCGGAATCGGCGCCACCTTGACTTTTAATAAAGGCTTCCTGTTCTTTGTTGAATGACTCGAGGATGGGCTGTCGGTGTGCAATGCGATAAAAccgttacactttttttttgcaaaaaattggtTCAATAAGTTTTATATAAAGAAGCGAATTCGAGCTAATTTTCGTAAACTTAAAGTAAgggcacgaaaaggagctggtattcccgcaaaactaatacgactgtttaaactgacgttgagcaatacccagagctccgtcaggatcgggaaggacctctacgggccgttcgataccaaacgaagtttcagacaaggcgactttctatcatgcgacttcttcagtcTACTGCTggataattcgagctgcagagttGAATCGAGAAGGCACAATACAGATATAATTGGCCTCAGCattcgcgccgttagttttgctttctatAGACTGGATGGGGAAACGAAGCAAATGCGTCTGGTAGtgaacaaacagtcatcgcactcacgacttggctttcacgtcactgttggcagtcatagcttcgaagttgtagatgatttcgtctatcttggaaccagtattaataccaacaacaatgtaagcttcgaaatccaacgcagaataactaaACACTGGAAAGCTACAGTTCCTACCTACAGTGttccaataaatataaaacgacCTTGGGCTTGGGCTTGATCTCTGGTTTATCAAGGTAAAGAACCTATGTCAGAGCGATATAAAAGAGCGGTTGTTGGATCGCTTATGTTAGTTAAATACTACTTATATCATTTTTTCTCATGAGGTCAGAAACTTCAACTACAATTTCCACCAATATCAAACTAATTAAAAGATAAAGCCAAGGAAAATTTTCTTGACGATACTAAAAAGTCCTAAATATAGATCATCAGACTCACATAGACCGATGCTTTAAACTTTCCGCAAAATTTGTTAACGCAGCAAAGCCCAGCCATTTCACCACGTTAGCGCAAGGTCTGCCAACAGTCGGGCCGTATAGGAGAAAGTGGCTATACAATCCCACCTCGTCTTTCACCATATAGCTTTGACAAAATGAATCTGACAGAATCAAGGATAGTGTCCAGTCAGAATATCTACAATTGCGGCAAGATTGGGTTCAGAGGACTGGTACGTCTCTGCACCAGAAGAATTTCGTAGCCGCacaagttcgaattgttgaCTAGCGCTTAAAATCTCAGGGGAGATACAAACACTCAACGGTAAAGCGTAAGAGGACGAGTACGTTCTAAATCTGATGAATTTGGAGTACTCTATATACCAAACTCAACGTTTCCGGCGATTTCGCTGTGACCAGCATCCAAACAAGACGGACAACAAAGTAGTCTGGTGTACTTCATAAAGAGAATAGACAGTGCGTGAGTAACCTTGAACACATTATCAGCGAGCTCAAGCCCAGCATTGCTGCACTGAACTTGGGAGTAGTACTTCTATTGTTACCTTGCTGGCTCACACCTTCAATGATGGATGGATTGCCTGTGGATCTGtggccgcaccaatatggtcgcctgaaTGCAGTGGAACGCAGATGAGGAAGCTTCAAATTTATCAGAaaactgcactccggactacggcaggatgcctcttgatgtcacCTATCGAACCCCTACATAGTGAAGCCAGTATGCTTCCAGccaaggagcataatgaactcctttCCAGGCAGTTTCTGTTTTAATACTTTCGCAGACATCAcccctgcagtcacctgcttggagcggaaccgcctcttAGGAACATCAAGAGATCATTCTTCAATTACATCGACGATATTAGGCAGTACACCGTACAGGCctcggacgcaacaaactttCGACAAGCACAGACCGCcgttcacagtggagccatcaacacctttaccgactcccttccagtgAGTGGCGTACTCGGAGTCAAacccaccacccatcgcagacgaagagctcgaattgcctcgagaaacgagagtgacttttgcgcagcttccttctggatactgtagcaggttaaacttctacttatccagaatagaccccgacatatccaatatatgtcctgcgtgcaatgagtctgcGTATGACACTTGCCACTTCTTTGCATGCCcaaccaaccccactcatctactTAACACTCCTCTCCCTTTAGTCCGACCCCGtcaaaacagcacgtttcttgggccttctgttagatgacgtcgacgacaaccaCCCTAACGGGGACTAGGTACCGGctagaataacaacaacaacaacatggatGGATGGTAAAAACTGACGAAATTCACAACAGGCAACCGAATTTTGCATATCACTAAGCTCTACCTATTCGGTCTATCTTATAGGGATTCAGGCTGTTATCGAacttgttatatacatatatctgcgttgtatataaatgttcataaattaaaaataattacgatttttactttaaatgtttttgttttgtcaatACTTACATTCTCCTTGACAGTCTCCTTGATTTTGGCGCCCGCCTTATTTATGGCCGATGACAAAAATGAGCCGAAGTGTTTTGCCTGCTGTGTTACTTTGGTGGTAACTATAAATTTCaacgcaaaaaaattaaataaaaaaataaacaaattagtaAAACAGCACAGGAATTCGTGGAAATGCACAAAGCTCATATCTAcaaagtacaaaaacaacaaatgaattTATGTAACATgcattaaatataagtatattgtttaagaaaagaaagtattttataaaaaatacacaagCGAGCACATTAGTAGTAACCTGTCaccatttcttccattttttgagACTTTTTTATGTAAGTTTTCAAAGTACAAagaattaatttacattttttttgtttttcaaataaaacatgTTAAGCACATTGAGCACATTGTTCACATTAATTTTGTTACCAATTTGATAAACAATTTTGTACTGTGACACGTACTGTTCGCTTCTTCGCCCTTACCCTGTCCGATTTGACCCTCATCACCGGTGGGGGTGCCACCGCCGGAAGCGGGGTGTGAATCAGCACCCTCTGTAGCGCTGTAATGAGAACGTAGGCAATGCAAATATTAGTTTAGTGcagaaatttttgatatttattaaaataaaaaaaaatgttgttcgAAAGAAATAAGGATAAAAGTGCATTAAACTTGAAAATTCGCATGCTTTagaaacaattttgtaattgCATAATCATAGCCaacaattatacaaaaatttgcatGCAAAATTCAACATTTCAGAGTCggataaatttaataaaataattaattaaattaatttaaatacataaaacgTTGGATTTACGCATAAAtgaagttttattattaaaaaataaaattatatttataaaaatgtattttttaagttGGAATCCTTTATGATTTTGGTGCTatattatacaatttatttaggTGAGGTAGAAAAAAGTGGATACTGATTCTTTAACGGATCGTTTATGGTTCTCGGTGCACTTAACAGGACCGTTTCAGCTGTGAGGACATACACATCGGAGTCATaacgcatcgtaaaatcataaattgctacactgtttgaaaaaattgttgttggagtACATACAAATACTCGTATACCTTATGAGACTATATGACGTAAAGAGGAATGACAAGTCAGCATATAAGAATAGTAAAATCGGAATTGGGAGACAGCAGCAAAAGCAAGATGGACGCACCGATTTAACGGCAATGCAAAAGCATGGTTGGAAGGAAATCACGACGAGATAGACTTTTACATGACGCAGTTTCTAACAGCACACGGATGTTTCAGAGAGTACCTGAATAGGTACGGTCTTGACAATGGTGTTACTTGCTTTTTCTGTGGTAGCAGTAGCGAAAGTGCGgagcatatatttttctaatgcACGAGATTTACAAAAGAGTGGCAGGACCTGGAGATGGAAGTGGCAGGCCGCATAACACCTGATAATATAGTGCGTTATATGCTGCAAACGGGCCAATTATGGTATACAAAGGAGGAGACGACAGCGCTGATACTACAAGAGCGAAAAAGAGCCGAACGACAAAGAAACAGTGAAGCTAGAGCCGCGAATAGCGAGCTGATGTCGTGAGCCAATAGGCTAAGCCGGCCCTGGAATGTAATgcttaagttaagttaaggtCCCGAATAGGGTGTACCTTTAGCGAGCAGTACGAGTATTTATATCTATGGAAGATTCCCCACTTGGGAAGAAAACAAGACTATATAAAACCCCTAATTATTTTTTCGAGAATGACATTGTCGAAGAAATCACCGGCtgagcaataataataataaatatcaagATCAAGAtgtttcgacacctgaagaacCGATTGATGTGATCAGAATGCCTGTCTTGGAAAAATCTCTATCAGAGtgacaaaagtgcttcgaaaattggttccAACGCATGCAAAATTGTATAGATCTGACTTAAtggagacatttttttaaagaaataaagcgATATTCGATGACTAATATTTGTTGTGTGCTCTAATcttgaaatataaaaggcaaccctgGTATAGTATACAATATATTATTGCTAAAGGCTGGGTTAGTTTGTTACATGCgagtatacaatttttaagGGCTATTTTCCCATACGAGTAATATGATACAAGCCGTATGAGATATGGGTATCGAGAGCAAGatattcagttttaattttgaagtgatttaaggggttacatgagtaTAGGGTTTTCAAAAAAcctatttttattgcttttttattaaattctacaatacctctaggatattgtgctaaattttcaagttgatccgggTAATAGTTTCGGAGCTACAGCCTTGAgtacttgtgcgctcgaggctagctaggctaagtgcgtcgcctttaaatgcgtttttctcgaaactgtgtttgtgaagtcggttggcaagatttctcgagaatcactcaactgatcttcattaaattttacacaagtctttgagatacaattcttaaagacttgcccgaaggatttttttttcatttacaactatttctttgttattagtgtatgtttgtagcaatgaaaagttctaataaaatatttaattttttatatgagaaaaaaattgttgaaaaaatgctgttttttacccgaggagaCCCATGTAACTCCCAAATACCCAAAGTCTAACCGTTATAAATTTTTGTCTAAAGTACATTTATCTATGAAATTCAAGGAACTTTGGAGTTCTTgggcatacatatttatatattgtataaaaataattatattgttGGACACTGATAGGGAATTTCTATTAGAGCAGCTCCCACGACAGTCGGCTCAAAGTAACCGAAACGGATCCGGATTTTTAACCAGCAAGTGACTGTCAACTCGGAATTATGCTTCGAAACtaattcagtaatgtttactgccgctacaacaacaacaatttctatTAGAGAATCTAAAAGTTCTTAAGAATTGTTTCTCATAgagaaaaattgcttttaaGATTTTAGCAGAACAATTTTTGGATTATTAATGACTTTGTAGTTATATCAAGGCCTCGCCTGGCAAATTTTAATACTACTGTCGTTTCCATAAAATGTGCTAAGCGTCAAATTGCATGAGCTTTTGGAAATATAATTGACAAATTTACTCAAACTGTTAATTTAAAAGCTTAGAGAGTCAATTAAATggttaaaaaaagtaaataaaagttgACTTAGCAAAaaagagttttaaaaattaatagaaaaatatacacacatacatacatacatatttacaagtttgaaacggattattaattatatttttatagatttaaagaatattttgtataaaaaataacaattgataTTATTCTTTTAATGGAATGTAAATATACACTCCCGAATACCATATTGcattatagaaataaaaacaaatttttcattactTCAAAACTACACTACTCAAATCATATACAGTTTAGAGAAAATATTTACtagaattacaaatttttgctataattttataCATTCTATATTTAGTAAAAACGATGAGTATTTTGAGCTTAGATGAGCACGCAGTTGCAAAATGTTCAAATAATGGCCATATTTACAAGACTCGCATTGATGATGGAACCGAAGTTGCCTGAGAGACGATGTAAGATGAAAATGCATGGAAGTGTATGGCAAATACATAAACAAGGTcctataaatcaaaataatggtGGGAAATATAGAATTATGAAAACAACACACCGAAGTAGTTTGATTGGTTGCTGCAATTGGTCGCATGCAAAACACACGACTGTTGCCAAGTATTCGTTTCTAGAACATACAA
The sequence above is drawn from the Bactrocera tryoni isolate S06 chromosome 1, CSIRO_BtryS06_freeze2, whole genome shotgun sequence genome and encodes:
- the LOC120782777 gene encoding synapse-associated protein of 47 kDa isoform X7 encodes the protein MFSGLTNQFTSLVGAVKGGQADEDVPAPTQDAVAAPEVSAATAAPTPAAGAEQAANAAGVSGEQPVEGEEGAKSGWLGSAKGWLGSASASIPSMPAMPTMSMPSMPAMPAMPSMPSIPGLRKGGAEAGEGVAADGTVAESGDPTGAVSGEDDDKSSATEGADSHPASGGGTPTGDEGQIGQVTTKVTQQAKHFGSFLSSAINKAGAKIKETVKENPILESFNKEQEAFIKSQGGADSGVAPWIGHTNEAKIKEEILGLSQDRRNFVRAPPAGVDFDFNYDTAYPTAIAIMAEDKALETMRFELVPKIITEENFWRNYFYRVSLIIQAAELGTLGADGVGQASSGEDVKNTQTDKSPAKAAAVAVGAEQTSANDKDANTTTSISPIFQQPIGVGLDKPVSQKSRHSESEFVSDSFHTNTETDLEEIKDGMRKLGIDSMTEQALGSDEEQWEKDLEAELKDYEVVSDTTGGTTTAHSRDRGGGSADADNTVDRNGDDDEIPTISNLRTRSTNNDWEEYADLIEDTDDLKTLKSLKRVMLGYQ
- the LOC120782777 gene encoding synapse-associated protein of 47 kDa isoform X10 translates to MFSGLTNQFTSLVGAVKGGQADEDVPAPTQDAVAAPEVSAATAAPTPAAGAEQAANAAGVSGEQPVEGEEGAKSGWLGSAKGWLGSASASIPSMPAMPTMSMPSMPAMPAMPSMPSIPGLRKGGAEAGEGVAADGTVAESGDPTGAVSGEDDDKSRYISATEGADSHPASGGGTPTGDEGQIGQGKGEEANITTKVTQQAKHFGSFLSSAINKAGAKIKETVKENPILESFNKEQEAFIKSQGGADSGVAPWIGHTNEAKIKEEILGLSQDRRNFVRAPPAGVDFDFNYDTAYPTAIAIMAEDKALETMRFELVPKIITEENFWRNYFYRVSLIIQAAELGTLGADGVGQASSGEDVKNTQTDKSPAKAAAVAVGAEQTSANDKDANTTTSISPIFQQPIGVGLDKPVSQKSRHSESEFVSDSFHTNTETDLEEIKDGMRKLGIDSMTEQALGSDEEQWEKDLEAELKDYEVVSDTTGGTTTAHSRDRGGGSADADNTVDRNGDDDEIPTISNLRTRSTNNDWEEYADLIEDTDDLK
- the LOC120782777 gene encoding synapse-associated protein of 47 kDa isoform X6 gives rise to the protein MFSGLTNQFTSLVGAVKGGQADEDVPAPTQDAVAAPEVSAATAAPTPAAGAEQAANAAGVSGEQPVEGEEGAKSGWLGSAKGWLGSASASIPSMPAMPTMSMPSMPAMPAMPSMPSIPGLRKGGAEAGEGVAADGTVAESGDPTGAVSGEDDDKSRYISATEGADSHPASGGGTPTGDEGQIGQVTTKVTQQAKHFGSFLSSAINKAGAKIKETVKENPILESFNKEQEAFIKSQGGADSGVAPWIGHTNEAKIKEEILGLSQDRRNFVRAPPAGVDFDFNYDTAYPTAIAIMAEDKALETMRFELVPKIITEENFWRNYFYRVSLIIQAAELGTLGADGVGQASSGEDVKNTQTDKSPAKAAAVAVGAEQTSANDKDANTTTSISPIFQQPIGVGLDKPVSQKSRHSESEFVSDSFHTNTETDLEEIKDGMRKLGIDSMTEQALGSDEEQWEKDLEAELKDYEVVSDTTGGTTTAHSRDRGGGSADADNTVDRNGDDDEIPTISNLRTRSTNNDWEEYADLIEDTDDLKTLKSLKRVMLGYQ
- the LOC120782777 gene encoding synapse-associated protein of 47 kDa isoform X3, with the translated sequence MFSGLTNQFTSLVGAVKGGQADEDVPAPTQDAVAAPEVSAATAAPTPAAGAEQAANAAGVSGEQPVEGEEGAKSGETIVDHFLTEATGWLGSAKGWLGSASASIPSMPAMPTMSMPSMPAMPAMPSMPSIPGLRKGGAEAGEGVAADGTVAESGDPTGAVSGEDDDKSRYISATEGADSHPASGGGTPTGDEGQIGQVTTKVTQQAKHFGSFLSSAINKAGAKIKETVKENPILESFNKEQEAFIKSQGGADSGVAPWIGHTNEAKIKEEILGLSQDRRNFVRAPPAGVDFDFNYDTAYPTAIAIMAEDKALETMRFELVPKIITEENFWRNYFYRVSLIIQAAELGTLGADGVGQASSGEDVKNTQTDKSPAKAAAVAVGAEQTSANDKDANTTTSISPIFQQPIGVGLDKPVSQKSRHSESEFVSDSFHTNTETDLEEIKDGMRKLGIDSMTEQALGSDEEQWEKDLEAELKDYEVVSDTTGGTTTAHSRDRGGGSADADNTVDRNGDDDEIPTISNLRTRSTNNDWEEYADLIEDTDDLKTLKSLKRVMLGYQ